In the genome of Capra hircus breed San Clemente chromosome 5, ASM170441v1, whole genome shotgun sequence, one region contains:
- the PIANP gene encoding PILR alpha-associated neural protein, whose translation MESRVRPALLLSHLLSLWPLLLLPLPPPAQGSSTSPRAPPAPARPPCARGGPSAPRHVCVWERAPPPSRSPRVLRSRRQVLPGTAPPATPSGFEEGPPSSQYPWAIVWGPTVSREDGGDPNSANPGFLPLDYGFAAPHGLATPHPNSDSMRADGDGLILGEAPATLRPFLFGGRGEGVDPQLYVTITISIIIVLVATGIIFKFCWDRSQKRRRPSGQQGALRQEESQQPLTDLSPAGVTVLGAFGDSPTPTPDHEEPRGGPRPGMPQPKGAPAFQLNRIPLVNL comes from the exons ATGGAGTCCAGGGTGCG GCCTGCATTGCTGCTGTcccatctcctctctctctggccACTGCTGTTGCTGCCCCTCCCACCACCTGCTCAAGGTTCCTCCACCTCCCCTCGAGCCCCACCAGCCCCAGCCCGGCCCCCCTGTGCCCGGGGAGGACCCTCGGCCCCACGccacgtgtgtgtgtgggagCGGGCACCTCCACCAAGCCGATCCCCTCGGGTCCTGAGATCACGTCGGCAAGTCCTGCCGGGCACCGCGCCCCCGGCCACCCCATCAGGCTTTGAGGAGGGTCCACCCTCATCCCAGTACCCCTGGGCTATTGTGTGGGGCCCTACGGTGTCTCGAGAGGATGGGGGGGACCCCAACTCTGCCAATCCTGGATTTCTGCCCCTGGACTATGGTTTTGCAGCCCCCCACGGGCTGGCTACTCCACACCCCAACTCAGACTCCATGCGGGCTGATGGAGATGGACTCATCCTTGGAGAAGCACCTGCCACCCTGAGGCCCTTCCTGTTCGGGGGCCGCGGTGAAG GTGTGGACCCTCAGCTCTACGTCACAATTACCATCTCCATCATCATTGTCCTCGTGGCCACCGGCATCATCTTCAAGTTCTG CTGGGACCGCAGTCAGAAACGGCGCAGGCCCTCGGGGCAGCAAGGGGCCCTGAGGCAAGAGGAGAGCCAGCAGCCCCTGACTGACCTGTCCCCAGCCGGGGTCACTGTGCTGGGGGCCTTCGGAGActcgcccacccccacccctgaccaCGAGGAACCCCGAGGGGGGCCCCGGCCCGGGATGCCCCAGCCCAAGGGGGCACCAGCCTTCCAGCTGAACCG GATTCCCCTGGTGAATCTGTGA